The proteins below come from a single Triticum aestivum cultivar Chinese Spring chromosome 5D, IWGSC CS RefSeq v2.1, whole genome shotgun sequence genomic window:
- the LOC123121636 gene encoding U-box domain-containing protein 7 — MVVRCVHADAGGFRLWPVFSAATMRRKLLEVLTCGGGGGSCRGRTSFRSPQPRAQSQPRPRSDRLAELLRAEPSECGDDEGEADAAARKSAALEELKVVVAALQDGEGDVAGGVSWRVEAATVVRRKAKDDAMAREMLAMLGAIPPLVAMLDQGGGGEELLAAALYALLNMGIGNDTNKAAIVQAGAVHKMLRIAEGASGALTGALVANFLCLSALDANKPIIGASGAAPFLVRAFEAAATEQVRHDALRALLNLSIAPANAPHLLSAGLAPSLIAAIGDMSASDRALAALCNVVAACPEGRRAVSRAPDAVPVLVDVLNWSDDAGCQEKAAYVLMVLAHRSYGDRTAMAEAGATSALLELTLVGTALAQKRASRILEILRADKGKQVADASGVVATVSAPQERGGGGGRCQEEEEAEAEGEACCMSNEKRAVRQLVQQSLQSNMRRIVRRARLPQDLAPPDGLKALTSSSTSKSLPF, encoded by the exons ATGGTGGTCAGGTGCGTGCACGCCGATGCGGGTGGCTTCCGGCTCTGGCCGGTCTTCTCGGCCGCCACCATGCGGAGGAAGCTTCTTGAGGTGCtgacgtgcggcggcggcggcggttcttGTCGCGGCCGGACGTCCTTCCGGTCGCCCCAGCCGCGCGCGCAGTCGCAGCCGAGGCCGCGGTCCGACCGCCTCGCGGAGCTGCTCAGGGCGGAGCCGTCCGAGTGCGGCGACGACGAGGGCGAGGCTGACGCGGCCGCCAGGAAGTCGGCGGCGCTGGAGGAGCTCAAGGTCGTGGTCGCCGCCCTTCAGGATGGAGAGGGAGACGTTGCCGGCGGCGTCTCGTGGCGTGTCGAGGCGGCCACGGTCGTGCGGAGGAAGGCCAAGGACGACGCCATGGCCAGGGAGATGCTCGCGATGCTCGGCGCCATCCCGCCGCTCGTCGCCATGCTCGACCAGGGTGGAGGCGGCGAGGAGCTCCTGGCCGCCGCGCTGTACGCGCTCCTCAACATGGGGATCGGCAATGACAC GAACAAGGCCGCGATCGTCCAGGCCGGCGCCGTGCACAAGATGCTCCGCATTGCCGAGGGCGCGTCCGGCGCTCTGACGGGGGCGCTCGTCGCCAACTTCCTCTGCCTCAGCGCGCTGGACGCGAACAAGCCCATCATCGGCGCCTCCGGGGCCGCGCCCTTCCTCGTGCGCGCGTTCGAGGCCGCGGCCACGGAGCAGGTCCGGCACGACGCCCTGCGCGCGCTGCTCAACCTCTCCATCGCGCCGGCGAACGCGCCGCACCTGCTGTCCGCGGGGCTCGCGCCGTCGCTGATCGCCGCCATCGGGGACATGTCGGCGTCGGACCGCGCCCTCGCCGCGCTCTGCAACGTCGTGGCCGCCTGCCCCGAGGGCCGGCGCGCGGTGAGCCGCGCCCCGGACGCGGTGCCGGTGCTCGTGGACGTGCTCAACTGGTCCGACGACGCCGGGTGCCAGGAGAAGGCCGCGTACGTGCTGATGGTGCTGGCGCACCGGAGCTACGGCGACCGCACGGCCATGGCGGAGGCCGGCGCCACGTCGGCGCTGCTGGAGCTGACGCTGGTGGGCACGGCGCTGGCGCAGAAGCGCGCGTCGAGGATCCTGGAGATCCTGCGCGCCGACAAGGGCAAGCaggtggcggacgcgtccggcgtcgTGGCCACGGTGTCGGCGCCgcaggagcgcggcggcggcggagggcggtgccaggaggaggaggaggcggaggcagaggGGGAGGCCTGCTGCATGAGCAACGAGAAGCGCGCCGTGCGGCAGCTGGTGCAGCAGAGCCTGCAGAGCAACATGCGGCGGATCGTGCGGCGGGCGCGGCTCCCGCAGGACCTGGCGCCGCCGGACGGCCTCAAGGCGctcacctcctcctccacctccaaaAGCCTGCCGTTCTAA